Sequence from the Aspergillus nidulans FGSC A4 chromosome III genome:
ACGAGCAATTTCTCGCGCAGTATTACTCTTTCTTTCATTCCGCGCATCCCTGCGTTCTGCCCCAATGGGCGTTGAGACGGCGACTCGCCCACAACGGGCGAGACCTGCAAGCGCTGGTTTCGGTCATCCAGTTCATCGGTTCGGTGTACGCAAAATCTTCATTCTCGGCACCCTTGAAACTTGAGGCCGAGGCGGCCGTTTCGTCAATCGGCACGAACTCTCCGATTACGGGGTTCGACGTCCAGGCAGTCCTGCTTCTGTCCATTGCGATCTACTGGGCCAATGAGCCCCAGAAAGCACTGGGCTTGCTCGACAGAGCGATCGCAATGGCTCTGGAGCTAGGGATGCAACTTCAGGGGTATGCCTATGCAAATGGCAGCAGTGATCCGCTGCTCGAGGAGTGCTGGCGACGCACCTGGTGGCAGATCTACATGACGGACGCGCATATAGCGGGCAGCACAAGCACATTTCCGTTCAGAACGAGCAATGTTGAGATGAACTGCGACCTACCTTGTGATGAAGCCGAGTATGAGTCGGGAGTATGTTTTTCCCTCGTTCTTCCAGAGGCTCAGATCTCGACTGTAAGACCTTGCTAACTCGTGCAGAGAATTCCCCGTCCGAGAACGCTGCAGGACTACGACATGCGCGAGTTTCTAGACGACGATGAGCGcgtcttctcctcgttcgcTGAGTTAGTCGGCCTCACGCGAGGGCTCGATCTTGCCCTCGCAGCTCGCCAGAGCATGACAATTGCCAATGCGCCTGCCATCTGCGCAAACACAGACGCCACCGTCACAGCTTGGCGATCTCTGCTGCATCCGTCGAAGAAAGATCTCGTGCGGGCAGATGGGACTGTAGACGAACTTCTGTTCAAAGCAAACATGATAATTCAAACGTACTCTCCCTGTTTCAATAGCCTGTTCCTGTGAGTGCACGTGCTAACTAGTATCAGATACGTCGTCGAGCTGCACCGCCAGCTCTCAACCTTATCTTACACCCCCATCGAGTCTATAGCCCATTGctcgcctcctccacccccAGAGAGCCTCCGAGGCTGCAACACACCGGAATGCCAGCTTCATACCGCAAAGGTGCTGCGCGCGATCGATGCCTTTGACGACCTTCTAACCCTTCCCACAAACATAGCAACGCATACTCCCTTCATTATCTGCATGATCTCCAACCTTGTTATCGCGCATCTTGCCGCTTGTCGGTTCCACTACCAAGGCCAGGCGCTGAAGCTAGCGCGGGAGCGGATCCGGCTCAGTAT
This genomic interval carries:
- a CDS encoding uncharacterized protein (transcript_id=CADANIAT00006434), translating into MTEKASSTTRRVSLACVPCRSKHMRCDATTPVCARCRTEGLQCVYMKSRRGGRRTKVQAQQSSSTTSASTPFYADPSAQLYGPPQQSLPSTTGMRPAAPTSDDEQERSNSEPTSASLSLNSDPLSDSSINEQFLAQYYSFFHSAHPCVLPQWALRRRLAHNGRDLQALVSVIQFIGSVYAKSSFSAPLKLEAEAAVSSIGTNSPITGFDVQAVLLLSIAIYWANEPQKALGLLDRAIAMALELGMQLQGYAYANGSSDPLLEECWRRTWWQIYMTDAHIAGSTSTFPFRTSNVEMNCDLPCDEAEYESGVCFSLVLPEAQISTDYDMREFLDDDERVFSSFAELVGLTRGLDLALAARQSMTIANAPAICANTDATVTAWRSLLHPSKKDLVRADGTVDELLFKANMIIQTYSPCFNSLFLLRGCNTPECQLHTAKVLRAIDAFDDLLTLPTNIATHTPFIICMISNLVIAHLAACRFHYQGQALKLARERIRLSMGALKVLGEYWSMGQRTYREVGIVAREILGLKDASKRQQHQETPARPATVDFTSTRAITMSDPPSEDQPEPQSTLLPEAEEEFPDISGCLDQPSLAELQLLDTNFDFCGLFDMNAGVGANVNVSTMAVV